The proteins below are encoded in one region of Amycolatopsis acidiphila:
- a CDS encoding Zn-dependent hydrolase: MTDLVADPARLRERIDTFAGLSERDSGPGVTRLAYTPLERAAHELFAESMSTLGLKVWVDAAGNTIAERSGSDATLPAIGTGSHVDSVPNGGAFDGIVGVCAAMEAARLLVEHNVAHRHPMRFVVFAAEEGARFGQACTGSRIAAGLTGPGDLPTKQDADGVSLADAMTRVGLNPASVADAVWRPAEWAAFVELHIEQGSVLETDGVRLGVVDSISGSTRLLLELSGRATHSGGTPMHLRADAMAAAAEVVLAIESLAGDEHNVGTRTTVGKIDVTPGSMTTIAGHATLWVDVRGTDAQRQRDTAKEIVRRAEAICAGRGIGFQHEQLADTPPVRLPDGIRHELAASCRSIGVEPRVLTSGASHDAQQINNVTPSGMLFVPSKEGISHDPAEWTSIEDIAVGTTALTAGLLRLDEILI; the protein is encoded by the coding sequence GTGACCGATCTCGTGGCCGACCCGGCGCGCCTGCGCGAACGCATCGATACGTTCGCCGGGTTGTCCGAAAGAGATAGTGGACCCGGCGTCACGCGCCTGGCCTACACGCCGCTCGAACGAGCGGCACACGAGTTGTTCGCCGAGTCGATGTCCACGCTGGGGCTGAAGGTGTGGGTCGACGCCGCGGGCAACACCATCGCGGAACGATCCGGCTCCGATGCCACACTGCCCGCGATCGGCACGGGTTCGCATGTGGACAGTGTCCCGAACGGCGGGGCCTTCGACGGGATCGTCGGTGTGTGCGCCGCGATGGAGGCAGCGCGATTGCTCGTCGAACACAATGTGGCACACCGTCACCCGATGCGGTTCGTGGTGTTCGCGGCCGAGGAAGGCGCGCGCTTCGGACAGGCCTGCACCGGTAGCCGGATCGCGGCGGGGCTCACCGGTCCCGGCGACCTGCCGACGAAGCAGGATGCGGACGGCGTCAGTCTCGCGGACGCCATGACCCGCGTCGGGCTCAATCCCGCCTCGGTGGCGGACGCCGTGTGGAGGCCGGCCGAGTGGGCCGCGTTCGTCGAGCTCCACATCGAGCAGGGCAGCGTGCTCGAAACGGACGGCGTGCGATTGGGAGTCGTCGATTCGATCTCCGGCAGCACGCGGCTGCTCCTCGAGCTCAGCGGTCGCGCGACGCACAGCGGTGGGACGCCCATGCACCTGCGTGCGGACGCGATGGCCGCCGCCGCGGAGGTCGTGCTGGCCATCGAGTCGTTGGCAGGCGACGAACACAACGTCGGCACGCGAACCACCGTCGGCAAGATCGACGTTACGCCGGGCTCGATGACGACCATCGCGGGGCACGCGACGTTGTGGGTCGACGTGCGAGGTACCGATGCCCAGCGTCAGCGGGACACCGCGAAGGAGATCGTGCGGCGGGCGGAGGCCATCTGCGCGGGCCGCGGTATCGGTTTCCAGCACGAGCAGCTCGCGGACACCCCACCGGTCCGCCTGCCGGACGGTATTCGCCACGAGCTCGCGGCGTCCTGCCGCTCCATCGGCGTCGAGCCGCGCGTGCTCACCAGCGGTGCCAGCCATGATGCGCAGCAGATCAACAACGTCACGCCGAGCGGCATGCTGTTCGTGCCGAGCAAGGAGGGGATCAGCCATGATCCGGCGGAGTGGACGAGCATCGAGGACATCGCAGTGGGGACGACCGCGTTGACGGCAGGCCTCCTTCGGCTGGACGAGATCCTGATATGA
- a CDS encoding iron-sulfur cluster-binding protein, giving the protein MSTSVVLDVLAGERPTPTCVRAPVLLNRPLSDRYRLLRFSAPTIAERARAGQFVMVSPVAESGPILPRPMAIYTRDAGNGVVDIVYGVVGAGTTALSAVAVGEAVVVTGPLGRGFTVRDETERILLIGRGVGICAMTTVAQDLAGRSVRVAAVLSGRHHASIIGADVFRAYRADVRRVTDADGTSGVPVLRERLHRAFDGDPPQQILTSGSERLTRLTAQLAARWHAAAQVSIEAHMACGLGYCHGCAAGGGDGTHEAPLVCRDGPVFRVRT; this is encoded by the coding sequence ATGAGCACATCGGTAGTGCTGGACGTCCTCGCAGGCGAGCGTCCGACGCCCACATGCGTGCGGGCGCCGGTGCTGCTCAACCGCCCGTTGTCGGACCGCTATCGGCTTCTTCGGTTCAGCGCGCCGACCATCGCCGAGCGAGCTCGGGCAGGACAGTTCGTGATGGTCAGTCCGGTTGCGGAGTCCGGACCGATCCTGCCGCGACCGATGGCGATCTACACCCGCGATGCGGGCAACGGCGTCGTGGACATCGTCTACGGCGTCGTCGGTGCCGGTACCACGGCGTTGTCGGCCGTCGCGGTCGGCGAGGCTGTCGTGGTCACCGGGCCCCTGGGGCGAGGGTTCACGGTCCGCGATGAGACGGAGCGCATTCTTCTCATCGGGCGCGGAGTGGGCATCTGCGCCATGACCACCGTCGCTCAGGACCTGGCAGGGAGGTCGGTGCGCGTGGCGGCGGTTCTCAGCGGCCGCCACCACGCGTCGATCATCGGCGCCGACGTCTTCCGCGCCTACCGCGCCGACGTCCGCCGGGTGACCGACGCCGACGGCACCAGCGGCGTCCCCGTGCTGCGCGAGCGCTTGCACCGAGCGTTCGACGGCGACCCACCGCAGCAGATCCTGACCAGTGGCTCCGAGCGGCTGACCCGGTTGACCGCGCAGCTCGCCGCGCGGTGGCACGCGGCCGCGCAGGTTTCCATCGAGGCGCACATGGCCTGCGGCCTCGGATACTGCCATGGCTGCGCCGCGGGCGGTGGCGACGGAACGCACGAGGCTCCGCTCGTCTGCCGTGACGGACCGGTTTTTCGAGTGAGAACGTGA
- a CDS encoding dihydroorotase, which produces MRLHIVNGQLVTPAGILDGDLLCTDGTITAILDRGAQVDADEVYDAAGKLVFPGFIDPHVHSRDPGLSHKEDFDHSTRGALVGGVTTVLEMPNAIPPVDSAEVFEQRRRQHEQSAWTDFGLWGLALGDANLDQIGPMFEAGAVAVKLFWGYALHRETRSLVYNLGDEKPENLLMPPPNGQVLQLFAEVAKHGGVLAAHCEDKDVLATSQESLGHPIETYEDLLAARPAVAEATTISIAAQFAKATGCRFHVVHLASEMGLDVVRTARRNGVAVSAETCPQYLTLTDADYPKVGPVMKVYPPVREQRDQDALWAGVNDGAILSLGSDHAPHTVEEKARGFETQPAGAVGCETFGPVLLDALARGKTTAMRLAEVASTQTAKFYGLYPRKGVIRPGSDADLVIVDPELRRTVRNEELIAKQPVSPWNGFELCGGPVATVLRGEVVVRDREIVGERRGRFVRADHSAGHADRLSA; this is translated from the coding sequence ATGAGGTTGCACATCGTCAACGGTCAGCTCGTCACGCCGGCGGGCATTCTCGACGGCGATCTGCTCTGCACGGACGGGACCATCACGGCGATCCTGGACCGCGGCGCCCAGGTCGACGCCGACGAGGTGTACGACGCGGCGGGGAAACTGGTGTTCCCCGGATTCATCGATCCGCACGTGCACTCCCGTGACCCCGGGCTCAGCCACAAGGAGGACTTCGACCACTCGACGCGGGGTGCCCTCGTGGGCGGCGTGACCACCGTGCTGGAGATGCCCAACGCGATCCCGCCGGTCGACTCGGCCGAGGTTTTCGAGCAGCGTCGTCGCCAGCACGAACAGTCGGCATGGACGGACTTCGGGCTGTGGGGGCTCGCTCTCGGCGACGCCAACCTCGACCAGATCGGCCCGATGTTCGAGGCGGGCGCCGTCGCGGTCAAACTGTTCTGGGGATACGCGCTGCATCGCGAGACCCGCTCGCTGGTGTACAACCTCGGTGACGAAAAGCCCGAGAACCTCCTGATGCCGCCGCCGAACGGTCAGGTGCTGCAGCTGTTCGCCGAGGTCGCCAAACACGGCGGCGTGCTCGCGGCGCACTGTGAGGACAAGGACGTTCTGGCGACGAGTCAGGAATCGCTCGGCCACCCGATCGAGACCTACGAGGACCTGCTCGCGGCGCGGCCGGCGGTCGCGGAGGCGACGACCATCTCGATCGCCGCGCAGTTCGCGAAGGCCACCGGATGCCGTTTCCACGTGGTGCACCTGGCCTCGGAGATGGGACTTGACGTCGTCCGCACCGCGCGGCGCAACGGGGTGGCCGTCAGCGCGGAGACCTGCCCGCAGTACCTGACGTTGACCGACGCGGACTATCCCAAGGTCGGGCCCGTGATGAAGGTGTACCCGCCCGTACGCGAACAGCGGGACCAGGACGCGTTGTGGGCAGGGGTCAACGATGGCGCGATCTTGTCGCTGGGCTCGGACCACGCGCCGCACACCGTCGAGGAGAAGGCGCGCGGTTTCGAGACGCAGCCCGCCGGCGCGGTCGGTTGCGAGACCTTCGGTCCCGTCTTGCTGGACGCGTTGGCGCGTGGCAAGACGACAGCGATGCGACTCGCGGAGGTCGCCTCGACGCAAACTGCGAAGTTCTACGGCCTGTACCCCCGCAAGGGCGTCATCCGTCCCGGCAGCGACGCGGACCTGGTCATCGTCGATCCGGAGCTGCGGAGGACCGTCCGCAACGAGGAGCTGATCGCCAAGCAGCCGGTCAGCCCGTGGAACGGTTTCGAGTTGTGCGGTGGTCCCGTCGCGACGGTACTGCGCGGCGAGGTCGTCGTGCGCGATCGCGAGATCGTCGGCGAGCGCCGGGGACGTTTCGTCCGTGCCGACCACTCCGCGGGCCACGCCGATCGGTTGAGCGCGTGA
- a CDS encoding MFS transporter codes for MSNDDDDVDVTGTRTMGDTSPAGDGGPQEVTSYGRKAVLGATVGYAMDGYDLQILGFALPAITVGFGLSDTEGGMLATITLVGTVTGAMFFGALADRFGRVRILTYSILLFAIFTGLTALSQGFVEMAVFRFVAGMGIGGEFGIGMALAAEAFPAIKRARATSWVGLGFQFGVLLAAIISAPVISLWGWQGLFVIGIFPALVAVVLRLRLPEPEAFVRHRAGIDAGEKQKNPYRLLVADAKTVRTSIGIVIICSVQNFGYYGILTWLPTYLTKQLGLSTTKSGIWTAVTVIGMIAGIMIFGQLADRVGRRRSFWIFQAGAFISLFVYGQLTSPAAVLIGGAVMGIFANGMLGGYGAIIAENYPTAGRATAQNVLFGIGRGVGGFAPLVVALIAGWQGFGAALGFLALIYIIDMVAMLLIPDRRGERLDETVA; via the coding sequence ATGAGCAACGACGACGATGACGTCGACGTGACCGGGACCCGGACGATGGGAGACACCTCCCCCGCCGGCGACGGCGGACCCCAGGAGGTCACCTCGTACGGGCGGAAAGCGGTCCTCGGCGCCACGGTCGGGTACGCGATGGACGGTTACGACCTCCAGATCCTGGGCTTCGCGTTGCCCGCGATCACCGTAGGCTTCGGCTTGTCGGACACCGAGGGCGGCATGCTCGCCACGATCACCCTCGTCGGCACGGTCACCGGCGCGATGTTCTTCGGCGCCCTCGCCGACCGGTTCGGGCGCGTCCGCATCCTGACGTACTCGATACTCTTGTTCGCGATCTTCACCGGGCTGACGGCGTTGTCGCAGGGATTCGTCGAGATGGCGGTGTTCCGATTCGTGGCGGGCATGGGCATCGGTGGCGAGTTCGGCATCGGCATGGCGCTGGCGGCGGAGGCGTTCCCGGCGATCAAGCGGGCTCGGGCGACGTCCTGGGTCGGTCTGGGCTTCCAGTTCGGTGTCCTGCTCGCGGCGATCATCTCGGCGCCGGTGATCTCCCTGTGGGGTTGGCAGGGGCTGTTCGTCATCGGCATCTTCCCTGCCCTCGTCGCCGTCGTGCTGCGGCTGCGGTTGCCCGAGCCGGAGGCGTTCGTCAGGCACCGTGCCGGGATCGACGCGGGCGAGAAACAGAAGAACCCGTACCGCTTGCTCGTCGCCGACGCCAAGACGGTCCGTACCAGTATCGGTATCGTCATCATCTGTTCGGTACAGAACTTCGGCTACTACGGAATTCTCACGTGGCTTCCGACGTACCTGACCAAGCAGCTCGGGTTGAGCACGACCAAGTCCGGGATCTGGACCGCGGTCACCGTGATCGGCATGATCGCCGGCATCATGATCTTCGGTCAGCTTGCCGACCGGGTCGGGCGACGTCGGTCGTTCTGGATCTTTCAGGCCGGTGCGTTCATCTCGCTGTTCGTGTACGGCCAGCTGACGTCGCCGGCGGCCGTCCTCATTGGTGGCGCCGTCATGGGCATTTTCGCGAACGGCATGCTCGGTGGTTACGGTGCGATCATCGCGGAGAACTACCCGACGGCGGGACGGGCGACGGCGCAGAACGTGCTGTTCGGTATCGGGCGCGGCGTGGGGGGGTTCGCACCGCTGGTCGTCGCCCTGATCGCGGGGTGGCAAGGGTTCGGCGCGGCGCTGGGCTTCCTAGCGCTGATCTACATCATCGACATGGTGGCCATGCTGCTCATCCCGGACCGGCGTGGTGAGCGGCTCGACGAGACCGTGGCGTGA
- a CDS encoding recombinase family protein, whose product MAAEFFDVGQSRSVPWERRGEAAQLLAALKNPTPGWNAVVVGEGTRCWLGNQFSLVAPKFAVYGVELWVPELGGKYDPRNPSHKMQMSVLRGMSESERQHAQARVRAAMDAQVINEGRYQGGRAPYGYVVVDGGWHPNPRKAAEGYRLRVLAVDDPAAEVVRRIFAEYLSGKGDRAIANGLNRDGIPCPSARRPKQNRHRLADGWQGSSVRVILENPRYTGYAFFGQWARQETLFDPDDVSAGHVVRFRRAAPDRVVRSRIPAHPEIISVEDFTQAQLLRVPGLREGCVAGPSWSGPGRAGRDPTYFGAAFGAGSARDGCKAR is encoded by the coding sequence GTGGCAGCGGAGTTCTTCGACGTGGGTCAGTCGCGGTCGGTGCCGTGGGAGCGCCGCGGCGAGGCGGCGCAGTTGCTGGCGGCGCTGAAGAACCCCACCCCGGGGTGGAATGCCGTCGTGGTGGGGGAGGGGACGCGGTGTTGGCTCGGGAATCAGTTCTCGCTGGTCGCACCCAAGTTCGCCGTGTACGGGGTTGAGCTGTGGGTGCCGGAGCTGGGTGGGAAGTACGACCCGCGCAACCCATCGCACAAGATGCAGATGAGCGTGTTGCGCGGGATGAGCGAGTCCGAGCGCCAGCACGCCCAGGCACGGGTCCGTGCCGCGATGGATGCTCAGGTGATCAACGAGGGGCGGTATCAGGGTGGCCGAGCGCCGTACGGGTACGTGGTGGTCGACGGTGGGTGGCATCCGAACCCGCGGAAGGCTGCGGAGGGGTATCGGCTGCGGGTGCTGGCTGTCGACGACCCGGCCGCTGAGGTGGTGCGCCGAATCTTCGCGGAGTACTTGAGTGGTAAGGGCGACCGGGCGATTGCTAACGGGTTGAACCGTGACGGTATCCCGTGCCCCTCGGCCCGGCGGCCGAAGCAGAACCGGCACCGGTTGGCGGATGGCTGGCAGGGGAGTTCGGTGCGAGTGATCCTGGAGAACCCGCGGTACACGGGGTACGCGTTCTTCGGGCAGTGGGCGAGGCAAGAGACGTTGTTTGACCCGGACGACGTCTCGGCAGGTCATGTCGTTCGGTTCCGCAGGGCAGCTCCGGACCGGGTGGTGCGTTCACGGATTCCGGCGCATCCGGAGATCATCTCGGTGGAGGACTTCACCCAGGCTCAACTGTTACGCGTTCCCGGGCTGCGGGAGGGATGCGTGGCAGGGCCAAGCTGGAGCGGACCCGGACGCGCGGGACGCGACCCTACGTACTTCGGGGCCGCGTTCGGTGCGGGATCTGCACGCGACGGCTGCAAGGCGCGGTGA
- a CDS encoding MmgE/PrpD family protein produces the protein MSSTEELTSGVREAIRQACVLATEPLDDPVRRHAAHVVADTVGVSIAGGRTAEMTTMRDVDDELGPAPGGGGSTVLAAGAGLAPAEHAAFHNASAGSFLELDEGTRPTGHPGMHIVPAALAVAEAARRSGPELLSAVVAGYEVSARLLTAFRLRPPTHPHGHLAGVGAAVSVALLLGEDPVGAAAIAATTPVVPVWNACYVGATARNTAMGLAAQAAVRASRLLRAGFTGSLESIPAFFGELTGQPVDLDALREPPDLARPRIMRNYFKRHSACALTHGAVDAVLSLPAIPVDSIRAIEVHTVANNLKLDRRPFPNDLSARFSLPYAVSAALTRRMSTVDTFDYDPGVARLAEKVSVGVKPEFERRWPDHAPTEVVVHTSDTTLSAVVDDPRGHHHDPLSPDELRDKFAGLVGDVAGVLWERILALPEVTDCAGVLDPLRHASPV, from the coding sequence GTGAGCTCCACCGAGGAGCTGACGTCGGGAGTGCGCGAGGCGATCAGGCAGGCTTGCGTACTCGCGACCGAACCGCTCGACGACCCGGTGCGCCGCCACGCGGCGCACGTGGTCGCCGACACCGTCGGCGTGAGCATCGCAGGCGGGCGAACCGCCGAGATGACGACGATGCGCGACGTCGATGACGAGCTGGGCCCCGCGCCCGGTGGGGGCGGATCCACGGTCCTGGCCGCGGGCGCGGGTCTCGCGCCCGCCGAACATGCCGCGTTCCACAACGCGTCGGCGGGCAGTTTCCTGGAACTCGACGAGGGAACGCGCCCGACGGGTCATCCCGGAATGCACATCGTCCCCGCGGCTCTCGCCGTGGCCGAAGCGGCGCGCCGGTCCGGACCCGAGCTGCTGAGCGCGGTCGTCGCCGGGTACGAGGTCAGCGCCCGGCTCCTCACGGCGTTCCGGTTGCGCCCACCGACGCACCCACACGGCCACCTCGCCGGCGTCGGGGCCGCCGTGAGTGTGGCGTTGCTGCTCGGCGAGGACCCGGTGGGAGCCGCGGCGATCGCGGCGACGACGCCCGTGGTGCCGGTGTGGAACGCCTGCTACGTGGGCGCGACCGCACGGAACACCGCGATGGGGTTGGCCGCGCAGGCGGCCGTGCGGGCGAGCCGACTGCTGCGTGCGGGTTTCACTGGCTCGCTGGAGTCGATCCCGGCGTTCTTCGGCGAACTGACCGGGCAGCCGGTCGATCTCGACGCGTTGAGGGAACCGCCGGATCTCGCGCGGCCGCGGATCATGCGGAACTACTTCAAGCGCCACAGCGCCTGCGCGCTGACGCATGGCGCCGTGGACGCGGTGCTGTCCCTGCCGGCGATACCCGTCGACAGCATCAGGGCGATCGAGGTCCATACCGTCGCCAACAACCTCAAGCTCGACCGCAGGCCGTTTCCGAACGACCTGTCCGCGCGGTTCTCCTTGCCATATGCCGTATCAGCGGCATTGACGCGTCGCATGTCGACGGTCGACACGTTCGATTATGACCCCGGTGTGGCACGGCTGGCCGAGAAGGTCAGTGTCGGTGTCAAACCGGAGTTCGAACGACGGTGGCCCGATCACGCGCCGACGGAAGTCGTCGTTCACACATCGGACACGACGTTGTCCGCCGTCGTCGACGATCCGCGTGGGCATCACCACGATCCGCTGTCGCCCGACGAGCTGCGGGACAAGTTCGCCGGCCTCGTGGGCGACGTCGCCGGTGTGCTGTGGGAGAGGATCCTCGCCCTGCCCGAGGTCACCGACTGTGCCGGTGTGCTCGATCCGCTGCGTCACGCGTCGCCCGTGTAG
- a CDS encoding cation:proton antiporter domain-containing protein has product MQLGYGALSARLRSTVVSGAMVSPRRCTARVGGLVPGGVAGQSVRVLAEAMPRLSRSAHSACRLSKTRRVPSGVREGLNVESGPNDGICVPLRIIFLTVAESGEGTAHVGAVAVVLAEIGYGAAAGIGAGALAGWVPTRFLAKGWMSPAWQQLSAVVTPLLAYTAAAALGGSGFIAAFVAGSVYGTTGGRRVPRSTTLAEQAGELLNALTFLAFGAVLLSPALAALDWRLACYPIASLTVVRMVPVAPALLGTGARPPTVAFVGWFGPRGLASIVFVLVLVERTGLPERDEILAVVTWTVALSVFAHGTAAARSGPVRGLACRAREGPGALTGISSATGEEAARPREPALAVVRTVDRESGNRR; this is encoded by the coding sequence GTGCAGCTCGGCTACGGGGCACTGTCCGCGCGCCTGCGGTCCACAGTGGTCTCCGGCGCGATGGTTTCGCCGCGGCGGTGTACTGCTCGGGTGGGCGGTCTCGTGCCCGGCGGCGTGGCCGGTCAGAGCGTGCGGGTGCTCGCCGAAGCGATGCCTCGGTTGTCTCGGTCGGCGCACTCGGCCTGCCGGTTGTCGAAGACCCGCCGGGTACCGTCCGGTGTCCGCGAGGGCCTCAACGTCGAAAGTGGACCGAACGACGGGATCTGCGTTCCACTGCGCATCATCTTCCTGACCGTCGCGGAATCCGGCGAGGGAACTGCGCACGTCGGCGCGGTGGCGGTGGTCCTCGCCGAGATCGGCTACGGCGCAGCAGCCGGAATCGGGGCGGGTGCACTCGCCGGCTGGGTGCCCACCCGGTTCCTCGCCAAGGGCTGGATGAGCCCCGCCTGGCAGCAGCTCAGCGCGGTCGTCACCCCGCTGCTCGCCTACACCGCTGCCGCCGCGCTCGGCGGCAGCGGGTTCATCGCGGCCTTCGTCGCCGGAAGCGTGTACGGAACCACAGGCGGGCGCCGGGTGCCACGCAGCACCACGCTGGCGGAGCAGGCGGGCGAGTTGCTCAACGCCCTGACCTTCCTGGCGTTCGGGGCCGTGCTGCTCAGCCCGGCGCTGGCGGCGCTCGACTGGCGGCTCGCCTGCTACCCGATCGCCAGCCTGACGGTGGTGCGCATGGTGCCGGTAGCGCCGGCCCTGCTGGGCACCGGCGCCCGCCCGCCGACGGTCGCGTTCGTGGGCTGGTTCGGTCCCCGCGGCCTCGCGTCGATCGTGTTCGTGCTGGTCCTGGTCGAGCGGACGGGACTGCCTGAGCGTGACGAGATCCTGGCGGTGGTCACCTGGACGGTCGCCCTCTCGGTGTTCGCCCACGGCACGGCCGCCGCCCGCAGCGGGCCGGTACGCGGCCTGGCATGCCGCGCACGCGAGGGACCCGGCGCGCTGACCGGCATCTCATCCGCGACGGGCGAAGAGGCGGCCCGGCCGCGCGAGCCAGCGTTGGCAGTCGTGCGAACCGTCGATCGTGAAAGTGGGAACCGAAGATGA
- a CDS encoding SHOCT domain-containing protein — MSNYPLLDLFLTMLWFFLWIMWFMLLFRVIADVFRDDHLSGWAKAGWTVFVCILPFLGVFVYLIARGRGMGERQYERAQRQEQAFRSYVQDAAREPQPPSAGPDRVGELERLAGLRNHGDLTEDEYQRAKSKLLAV, encoded by the coding sequence GTGTCGAACTATCCCTTGCTCGACCTGTTCCTGACCATGCTGTGGTTCTTCCTGTGGATCATGTGGTTCATGCTCCTGTTCCGCGTGATCGCCGACGTCTTCCGCGACGATCACCTGAGCGGCTGGGCCAAGGCGGGCTGGACGGTCTTCGTCTGCATCCTGCCGTTCCTCGGGGTCTTCGTGTACCTCATCGCCCGCGGCCGTGGCATGGGCGAGCGTCAGTACGAGCGCGCGCAGCGCCAGGAGCAGGCGTTCCGCTCGTACGTGCAGGACGCGGCGCGCGAGCCCCAGCCACCCAGCGCCGGTCCAGACCGGGTCGGCGAGCTGGAGCGGCTGGCCGGCCTGCGAAATCACGGTGACCTCACCGAAGACGAGTACCAGCGGGCGAAGTCGAAGCTGCTCGCGGTGTGA
- a CDS encoding dihydroorotate dehydrogenase has protein sequence MTTTRIVDAARGREPAKPTCPQSDLTVELGGLALVNPVMPASGCFGPELVDLMPVDVLGAVVTKTVFATARPGNPAHRITEVSNGMLNSVGIPSRGAAEFRRSGLGGYAKLAAPVVVSIGGLSTREYWRVADELAGTGHAALEVNVSCPNLERSGATLDSDLRAMSEVVAGVVARSAKPVLVKLSPQLQTIGDAAKAAQDAGASAVTVCNSFPGMAVSADRREPELGNGTGGVSGPAVKPLALRLVWLAAQAIDIPVVGCGGIRSASDVAEFLIAGATAIQIGTATFAQPYLMAQIVAELPVLARRLGVDRLADLIGTVTIRSED, from the coding sequence TTGACGACGACACGCATCGTCGACGCGGCCCGGGGTCGCGAGCCGGCGAAGCCCACCTGCCCCCAGAGCGATCTGACGGTGGAACTCGGCGGCCTCGCACTGGTGAACCCGGTGATGCCCGCCTCCGGTTGCTTCGGTCCGGAGCTCGTCGACCTCATGCCCGTCGACGTACTCGGTGCCGTCGTGACCAAGACGGTGTTCGCCACCGCCCGCCCGGGAAACCCGGCCCACCGGATCACCGAAGTGTCGAACGGGATGCTCAACAGCGTCGGAATCCCGAGCCGGGGAGCGGCGGAGTTTCGCCGGTCCGGGTTGGGTGGCTACGCGAAGCTCGCCGCCCCCGTCGTGGTCAGTATCGGCGGACTGTCCACACGGGAGTACTGGCGCGTGGCCGACGAACTGGCCGGGACCGGGCACGCCGCGCTCGAGGTGAACGTCTCCTGTCCCAACCTCGAACGGTCAGGCGCGACGCTCGACTCCGACCTGCGTGCGATGAGCGAGGTCGTCGCCGGAGTGGTCGCCCGCAGTGCGAAGCCGGTACTGGTCAAGCTGAGCCCGCAACTCCAGACGATCGGGGACGCGGCGAAGGCCGCGCAAGACGCCGGCGCCAGCGCCGTCACGGTCTGCAACAGCTTCCCCGGCATGGCCGTGAGCGCGGACCGGCGGGAGCCCGAGCTGGGTAACGGCACGGGCGGCGTGTCCGGGCCCGCCGTCAAGCCTCTCGCGTTGCGGCTCGTCTGGTTGGCCGCGCAGGCCATCGACATCCCCGTCGTGGGTTGCGGTGGCATCCGATCGGCGAGCGATGTCGCGGAGTTCCTCATCGCGGGTGCCACAGCGATCCAGATCGGCACCGCCACCTTCGCCCAGCCGTATCTGATGGCCCAGATCGTCGCGGAACTCCCCGTGCTGGCGCGGCGGTTGGGCGTGGACAGGCTCGCGGATCTCATCGGAACAGTCACCATCCGATCGGAGGATTAG
- a CDS encoding ATP-dependent DNA ligase: MPAIAGQPPAGEGWAFEWKWDGVRVVVVAAAVDGEQVAAWSRNGRDITRTYPELATLRDLVDRPALLDGELVTHDEEGRPDIGRLRPGCTCVNPGRGG; encoded by the coding sequence ATGCCGGCCATCGCCGGCCAACCTCCGGCGGGCGAGGGGTGGGCGTTCGAGTGGAAGTGGGACGGCGTGCGCGTCGTCGTCGTCGCCGCCGCCGTCGACGGCGAGCAGGTGGCGGCCTGGTCGCGCAACGGCCGCGACATCACCCGCACCTATCCCGAACTCGCCACGCTCCGGGACCTGGTGGACCGGCCGGCGCTGCTGGACGGGGAACTGGTCACCCACGACGAGGAGGGTCGCCCGGACATCGGTCGGCTCCGTCCCGGATGCACGTGCGTCAACCCGGGACGCGGCGGCTGA
- a CDS encoding DUF7144 family membrane protein — translation MTQHAYPRPGAADARELPQSRTSPVTTEARWTGKLVFGGVMMVVAGLFNVIIGLVALFNSDYYVLGASGVLVLDLAGWGWLHLILGALVVLTGAALLTGATWARVITVLLAGFNALASLAFMSAYPLWSIVVIALDVLVIWAVITAGTEAEA, via the coding sequence ATGACTCAGCACGCCTACCCGCGGCCCGGGGCGGCCGACGCCCGCGAGCTGCCGCAGTCGCGCACCAGTCCGGTCACGACCGAGGCCCGGTGGACCGGCAAGCTCGTGTTCGGCGGTGTGATGATGGTCGTGGCCGGGCTGTTCAACGTGATCATCGGCCTCGTCGCCCTGTTCAACAGCGACTACTACGTGCTGGGCGCGTCAGGTGTGCTGGTGCTGGATCTCGCCGGCTGGGGCTGGCTGCACCTGATCCTCGGTGCCCTCGTCGTCCTCACCGGCGCCGCCCTGTTGACCGGCGCGACCTGGGCTCGTGTGATCACCGTGCTGCTGGCCGGGTTCAACGCGCTGGCCAGCCTGGCCTTCATGTCCGCCTATCCGCTGTGGTCCATCGTCGTGATCGCGCTCGACGTCCTCGTGATCTGGGCCGTGATCACGGCGGGCACCGAGGCGGAGGCCTGA